Proteins co-encoded in one Chrysemys picta bellii isolate R12L10 chromosome 13, ASM1138683v2, whole genome shotgun sequence genomic window:
- the LOC135975211 gene encoding olfactory receptor 4D1-like, which translates to MEKKNLTNPVTEFVLLGLTQSPELQQFLYVAFFIIYMNTWLGNFIIITTVISDHRLHTPMYILLANLAFLDLSDSSVNTPKLLSGLLSQHKTISFYECILQMFFFHFIAGAMGLCLVGMAIDRYVAIYKPLRYLTIMNQRVCMGIMVLAWLGGLAHSAVQIGLLLQLPLCGPNVLDNFYCDVPQVIKLACTDTQLAELQMIFNNGAAIIIVFIILLVSYTAILVKIRTHITDGKQKALSTCGAQIIVICLQFIPSIFIYVQLFKNFTLNKVISVIYTAITPMLNPMIYTLRNAEMKKAIRRLMSRMLCSGKEINYVSIFQCPFVLKTRAGATI; encoded by the coding sequence ATGGAGAAGAAGAATCTCACCAACCCAGTGACAGAATTTGTCCTCTTGGGCCTCACCCAGAGTCCTGAGCTGCAGCAATTCCTTTATGTGGCTTTCTTCATAATCTACATGAACACCTGGCTGGGAaacttcatcatcatcaccactgtGATCAGTGACCACcggctccacacccccatgtacatCCTGCTGGCCAACTTGGCTTTCCTAGACCTCAGCGACTCATCAGTCAATACTCCAAAATTGCTATCAGGTCTCCTCTCACAGCATAAAACCATTTCATTCTATGAGTGCATTCTCCAGATGTTTTTCTTCCACTTCATTGCTGGTGCTATGGGGTTATGCCTTGTGGGGATGGCAATTGATCGGTATGTGGCCATCTATAAACCACTGCGGTACTTGACTATCATGAACCAGCGTGTGTgcatggggataatggtactggcATGGCTGGGTGGATTGGCCCACTCTGCTGTTCAGATTGGACTGCTCCTCCAGTTACCGTTGTGTGGGCCGAACGTCCTGGACAATTTTTACTGTGATGTCCCACAGGTCATCAAACTGGCCTGCACTGACACTCAGTTGGCTGAACTGCAGATGATCTTCAACAATGGAGCAGCGATTATAATAGTATTCATCATTCTGCTTGTTTCTTACACCGCCATCTTAGTCAAGATCAGGACACACATCACGGATGGGAAGCAGAAAGCTCTGTCCACCTGTGGAGCCCAGATTATCGTGATATGTTTACAATTCATACCCAGCATCTTCATCTATGTTCAGCTCTTCAAGAACTTCACCCTGAATAAGGTGATCTCAGTCATTTACACTGCAATCACCCCAATGCTGAACCCGATGATCTACACGCTGAGAAATGCCGAGATGAAGAAGGCCATCAGGAGGCTGATGAGCAGAATGCTGTGCTCAGGGAAGGAGATAAATTATGTCTCTATCTTTCAATGTCCATTTGTGTTAAaaaccagggctggtgcaaccatttag